Sequence from the Bacillota bacterium genome:
CTCGTTTCCAGCCTGGCTCTCTTCGAGACCACCCCGCTCGCTCATCGCCCGAGCCGCTTTCCTGGTCCAGCCATTGGCCGCGGCCTCATTGATATCGCTGGCAGCCGTCAACAAGGCGTCAATCTGGGCATTAGTAAACCGGGTGTCAGCCTCAGTCCCGCCGGGAGGTATGACCTCGTCAATCAGTTCCCTCAGTTCTGTCCTCAACTCCGGTGTTGGCGTCATCTGCCTCACCCGCTTTTAGTTCCTCTATCCGGTCCTTAATTGCCTGGATAGCAGTCTTTCTGGCCGGACCTGCAAGCTCTACCTCAAGCAGAGTCTCTAGCGTAGCGATATCCGTTATGCCGGCTATGTGCTGCTTCAGCTCGGCTACGGTCAACGTTTCTTGGTCGCTGGCTTGTTCCGGTTCTATCCCATCTCTGGGCTCGTACCGGTCGCATTCATGCTCGGCCTGGGCTGCATCCCCCGGCCACCGCCTGGCCTTCAATTCAGGATGGCAGCGTATGGCCGGCAGGTAGGAAAAGTCAGCGCCCAGAACCCAAGGGAACCAGGCGCAGTTTATGCATCTGGCCATCTAAATCACCGCCTTATGGCAGCGTCAATTCCTCGACAGCGTTTGCTGGTGAAGCGACCACCCCGCGCCGGGCCCGGGCTACGATCTGCTGCTCCACCAGCCGGGTCAGATCTGCACCGGCAGCGTCTACTCGTAAATCGTGCTTGACCAGTTCACGGAAATACTTCTGGCCTTCAATCAGGTATGCTTTCCCTGGATCTACGCCAGGATAGGTGTAAGTCTTTTCACCCACAACTGTGCTCCATCCGTCGTAGAAAATTAGGGTATCAATCTGGCTGATAGCCGGGTAGACGGTTCCGCCGATCTGCATCCGCTGCAGACATTCCTCAATGTCCCACCGTTTGGAGCTATGCGCCAGAAGGATGTTGGGCCGCCTGGGGGCCCCGGTATCGGTGTTCTTATCCTGGCTGGCGTGGATCAGGCCGGCCTTAATGGTATTGCGAAGCTTCTCCAGGTAGGTCGTACCTTCCATAGACGCTGCCGTCTTGTTTTTAGCCGGGTAGTTAAAGCTGATAATCGGGTACAAGTGAATATGGTTTAACAGGGCATTGTATGCCTCGCCCAGAGCCCGGTCCAGCTCCGCCCGCTCCCAGGTCTTGTCGTAGAGAACCATATCCTCAGTCCACTCAAACCCGGCGGCGTAAGTGATGATAGGCACCGTATCCTTGGGGCCGATTTTACGGGTCCCGAACTTGACCTCTTCCAGCTCCATGTGCTCCAGGAAAACCACCCGGGCGCCGATGAACGGATAAATGTCCACGTGCTCTGTGAAGTTAGCATCCTCCACCCGGCGGTAAATGGGGCCATAGAGGAGCGGGACAGCTTCCCGGCCAAGCTCCAAGTTGATAATGCTGTTCTGAACGATTTGATCCAGGCCGTCCGGGGTGGTGATCATCTCACCCAGAGGCTTGGTCAATTCGAATACTTCCATCTCGCCGTTGACAATACGCTTCTTAACCGTCTTCATTTCGCCTTTAGGAGAAATGTAAGGGATCTCCTGCTCAATAGTCTGCTTACGGCGCTCTTCCTTCAGTGTTTCAATGCTGACGATCTTCAACTTGCCTCACCTCCATTAAGCATGCGCCTGGACTTGAGGTCCGAGGATAAACCAGATGACGTTGTTTGCATCCTTGGCCTGGGTCACGCGGCCAACCGGCCGATTCTGCGGGTTGCCGCTCGCGTCGTTGTTCGGCTGAGTAGTCAGCAGCTTGGTAGTGTTGTTCCAATATACCTTGTCACCTTTGTTAAAGGCATCTGCAACGGTGATCTGGTTGGTTTCGTATTCGGCTTCTTCGATGTTTAGGATCACTTCCGCAGTTTCCCCTACGCCGGTAGTTACACCCCGGACCGCCATACCGAAAAAGCCGTCCAGAAGATAGAACTTGCCCTGCTCAATCGTGGTACTTTCGGGTACCGTAACCTTTACGGACTTACCATCAGAAATTTTGCGTCCCATTTATGCCACCTCCATTAAATTGCTATCCGCTTGACGCGGAGCCCGCTATTATTGTCCTGCCGCCCGGCCTTGGGGGCAATAACCGGGTCCTTGAATAGCCCGGCCAGGGCCTTCTTCACGTCCTCGGCCTCCAGCATCTCGCCGACGGCCTTCTTAATCTCGTCCTCCGTAGCTCCTGGCTTCACCTGGAGCATCCGCTTGACCAGGGGCCTGGCCGCCTCGGCCACGACCATCTCGCCAATTACCTTGTCCACGAGCTTCTCATGCTCGGCCAGGGCTGCCTTCTGCTGGACCTCACGGGCCGCTTTCACGGCGTTTACCAGGTCTGCCAGCTTGGCATCCTGCCCCAGGTCGAACATTTGGACCATCTCGCCAACGGCTTTGGCCATCTCCTGAAGCTGGTTCCACCGCTCGGCGTTAATTTCGCCGGCTACGTCGTCCAGCTTCCAACCGAGCTCTTTGGCCAGGGTCTTCACATCCCAGCCCATTTCTCCAATGATTTGTGAGGGTTTAACGCCTAACTTACGAAGTTCTGCCAATAGCTCTCCAAGGGTCATGTTTCCACCTCCATGATTTCTGGGCTCTCCGGCTCCTACAATGCTGTCCATTTCCCCTATAGCAACTACCCGGGTTGGCATACCTGCCCGGTCAAGTGGTGTCCAGTCGATTGAGAGCAGCTGGTAATCCACTACCTGGGTTTCCCCGCCTGCCTGCCTCAGCGTCGGTATCCCAAAAATACTCACCTGGTTAACCCTGTTAGCCCTGATCCACCGTTTGAGGTCCTTCGCAGCGGCATCCACCACCCCACGGATGTAGGCCTTGCCGTCGCGGAACAGGGCCCCAACCCAGTGGGTCACGGGTATTGGGAACTCATAATCAAACTTGTTCGGGTCCTGGTGGCCCAAAAAGCCTGTTGCCGTTTTTGTGGCCACTTCGCCGGCAATCTTCTGGATGGTCTCGGGCAGGTAATTCCAGCCCCGCCTACTTTTGCCAGCGGGGATCTCTACTACCACTTCCAGCGGATCGTCATCTCCGGCCTTAAGAGCTGCCAGGTCCACCCCGGGCGCCAGCGGAATGTCCTCGGGCCGCATTTCGCCGGTGATGGTCGCGGCCAGGCGGACCATCTCGCCAGCCGCTCGCGTCAGGCTTTCCGGCGGCTCCAGATCTTCTATTTCGCGATAATGCCGCATCAGGTGCTGCGCCGCCTCCCGACGCTGGGCCGGGGTTAGATCCGGCTCCGCCCGGGCGCCGGCCAGTGCCTGAGCTGCGGCGATAAGGCCGCCGCGGTTAAGTACTACAGAACCATCCTGGCGAATGATATGGTGAGGCCCCCACCAATTTTGAGAAGGAGCCTCTGTGATGTCATCACTGCGAATAACTGCATAAACTTCCCTGATGGCTTCCCTGACGCCTTCGGCACCCTC
This genomic interval carries:
- a CDS encoding DUF2190 family protein, whose protein sequence is MGRKISDGKSVKVTVPESTTIEQGKFYLLDGFFGMAVRGVTTGVGETAEVILNIEEAEYETNQITVADAFNKGDKVYWNNTTKLLTTQPNNDASGNPQNRPVGRVTQAKDANNVIWFILGPQVQAHA